ATAAAAATTTAATAATAACAAAAACTATCGCATGAAAAAACTTTAGGGGTTAGTTGTAGTGCCTTACTTTGTAAACCTTTAAGATAATAACGCTTATTATTTTTATGCGAAAGTCGGGTTAGACATGGAATTGAAATTTTTTAACTGATACTTATTGATTTTATCTTGCCCCTTTAACCTTGTTCCTTTTAAACCTATAAATTTACGATCCCCCTTGGGCGGATTCGTATTACTGATTCTTCCTCTCAAAGAATCAGTAATAAATACTCTGAGACTCTGTGTTCTCTGTGAGAGATAAAAACAGTTCATGACTTGATAAGCTTATGAGTTCGTGAGCAAACAATATGGTATCAGACTTCGCTATTCGATTCTGCGACAGCAGCAGTCAGCTTTATAAGCATTTTTCCTCTCAAAAATTCTTATAAAAACTCTGTAACTCTGTGCACTCTGCGAGAGACAAAAATAATATTATAAATTAACAAGTCTTATAATTTACAGACACTTATAGCATATACATAAGAAATCGGAGGAATAATGAACACAGCAAAAATTTTTAAAAGCGGAAATTCTCAGGCGGTAAGACTGCCAAAAGAATTTCAATTTGATACGTCGGAGGTTCAAATTTTTCGAAGGGGAGATGAGATTATTCTCAAAAAAAGTCCAAAAAGTTTAGTCAAGGTATTTGAACTACTAACTAAATTATCAGATGACTTTATGATAAATGGTAGGCAGCAACCGGCTGTTCAGGAACGAGAGATATTCTAATGTATATGCTCGATACAGATATTTGCATTTACATTATTAAACATAAGCCAACAATTATGTACACTTCACTCAAAAAAACGCTCAAACTGAAGAATTTTTAGCCGCAGACAAACGCATAAAGAGATTTGATTAATGTTCAAATAAAACTTACCTGCGATAGCAGCATGTCAGCATTTTAAGAATTTTTCCTCTCAAAAAATTCTTAAAAAACTCTGTGACTCTGAGTGCTCTGTGAGAGACAAAAATAGTATTTAATAATTTTAAAATAATATCATAATGCAAAAAGAACTTACTTATACCAATATAATAAATAGTTTAAAAGCTGAAAAGGACTTTCTTTGTAAAGAATATGGTGTTATTGAAATCGGCTTATTCGGTTCATATGCCTTTGGAACTCCAAGTAAAGACAGCGATATTGATCTTTTAATTGAATTCAAAGAACCAAAGTTTGAACATCTTGCCGGACTTATAATTTATCTAGAAAATAAATTTAATAAAAAGATTGAAATAATAAGAAAAAGTAAAAATATCAAAAGCCGGTTTATTCAAGGTATAGAAAATAAAGTTATTTATGTCTGATAATTTCATAACAGATAACTTTGAAAGTATTTTTGAAGCCATATTGCTGATCGAATGTAGGTTCGCTGAGGTTAGTAAAGCAGAAGATTTTGTTTTATCCCCTCATGGTGTTATTATACTCGATTCAATTGCCATGAGGCTGCAAGTAATTGGAGAATTAGTTAAAAAAATCGAAAAATCAGATCGGTCTCTTCTTGATAAATATTCGAATATTAAATGGGATTTGATTATCAGATTAAGAGATATTATATCTCACCACTATGCTGTTATTGACCATGAAATAATTTATGATATATGCAAAAATCATATTCCTCCACTCAAAGCATCAGTTTTAAAAATTCTTGAAAAAACTCTGTGACTCTGAGAACTCTGTGAGAGATTAATTTGCAGTAAATATATTCAGCCGCAGACAAACGCAGAAAGAGATTTGGTGAACATTCAATTATAAGACAACTTACCTGCGATAGCAGTATGTCAGCATTTTAAGAATTTTTCCTCTCAAAAAATTCTTATAAAAACTCTGTGACTCTGTGTTCTCTGTGAGAGATAAAAACAGTTCATGACTTGATAAGCTTATGAGTTCGTGAGCAAACAATATGGTATCAGACTTCGCTATTCGATTCTGCGACAGCAGCAGTCAGCTTTATAAAAATTTTTCCTCTCAAAAATTCTTATAAAAACTCTGTGATTCTGTGTTCTCTGTGAGAGACAAAAAATCATAATGGACATAAACAAAATATCTTCAGATATAATTAAAGCAGCAATAAACGTACATAAAGAACTTGGCCCTGGATTATTAGAATCCGTCTATCAATCATGCATGCTAATTGAGTTAAATGAAATGGGCATAAATGTGAAAGCTGAGATACCCATACCAATAAAATACAGGGGACAAGATATCACAGATCAAGGTTTCAGGATTGATCTGCTTGTTGATGATATCGTAATTGTTGAACTTAAATCAGTTGAACAAATCAAAGACATACATAAAAAACAGTTACTGACATATTTAAAATTAGCTAACAAGCCTTTAGGACTCCTGATAAACTTTAACAAAATATTGTTAAAAGACGGGCTAACCCGTATTATCAATGACCAACATTGATTGTCAGTCTTTAAAGATTTTTTTTCCTCTCAAAAAATTCTTAAAAAAACTCTGTGACTCTGTGTTCTGTGAGAGACAAAAATAATATCTCACAGAGCCCGCGGAGATCACAAAGATAAATAATACATATAGTTACATACGATGATAAGTAAGCTTCCTGCGGAGCAGTATGTCAGGTTTTAAAGAATTTTCCTCTCAAAAATTCTTAAAAAATAACTCTGTGACTCTGTGCTCTCTGTGAGAGACAAAAATAGCCATTAAATAACCGATAGCCGTAGACCTTGCTTCCACACATCAAGTTGATCGACGATAAGGGAACAACGTTTAAAGTTGAAGAGAAAGGAAGGAAAATAATATGCCAAAATTAAAAGATATTGATATTAATTATGATCAGATAAAAGATTTGGTCTATCAATTGGCTTTTGAAAAAAAGATGGCTCTTATAAAGGAAATTGTTAAGGATAGAAGCTATCAAGCAAACTTTTATCGTTTTGCAGATTCATTGTTAAAAAAGTATGACATCCCTGATATGAATGAATCCGAACTGGATAACTATCTTCATGAGTAGTCTTTTCCCGTTAAAACTGGGGTATTACAAAGGAATAGAAATAGTGAGAGCCGCAGAATTTCTTTCAATCATTTCAAAAAGAATAGCTGAGTAAGAGCCAACATTCATAAAAATGTTGTCGAACTTGGGTTAACTACTGTAAATCGGAAACCATAAACTTTATTTTTTTCATGCGATGGTCTCAAGCCTGGATGCTCTATGCTCCTGCGATACTCCAGGAACATTTTGATTTAT
This region of Pseudomonadota bacterium genomic DNA includes:
- a CDS encoding antitoxin; this translates as MNTAKIFKSGNSQAVRLPKEFQFDTSEVQIFRRGDEIILKKSPKSLVKVFELLTKLSDDFMINGRQQPAVQEREIF
- a CDS encoding nucleotidyltransferase domain-containing protein, which translates into the protein MQKELTYTNIINSLKAEKDFLCKEYGVIEIGLFGSYAFGTPSKDSDIDLLIEFKEPKFEHLAGLIIYLENKFNKKIEIIRKSKNIKSRFIQGIENKVIYV
- a CDS encoding DUF86 domain-containing protein, giving the protein MSDNFITDNFESIFEAILLIECRFAEVSKAEDFVLSPHGVIILDSIAMRLQVIGELVKKIEKSDRSLLDKYSNIKWDLIIRLRDIISHHYAVIDHEIIYDICKNHIPPLKASVLKILEKTL
- a CDS encoding GxxExxY protein codes for the protein MDINKISSDIIKAAINVHKELGPGLLESVYQSCMLIELNEMGINVKAEIPIPIKYRGQDITDQGFRIDLLVDDIVIVELKSVEQIKDIHKKQLLTYLKLANKPLGLLINFNKILLKDGLTRIINDQH